A genomic stretch from Pristiophorus japonicus isolate sPriJap1 chromosome 6, sPriJap1.hap1, whole genome shotgun sequence includes:
- the LOC139265704 gene encoding centrin-2 isoform X1, whose protein sequence is MRALGFEPKKEEIKKMIAEIDKEGTGKIDFNEFLAVITQKMAEKDTKEEILKAFRLFDDDETGRISFKNLKRVAKELGENLTDEELQEMIDEADRDGDGEVNEQEFLRIMKKTSERNAGIEDYIYRTGM, encoded by the exons ATGAGAGCTTTGGGATTTGAACCCAAGAAAGAAGAAATAAAGAAGATGATTGCCGAAATTGATAAGGAAGGCACTGGGAAGATCGACTTTAATGAATTTTTGGCTGTGATCACACAAAAGATG GCTGAGAAAGATACAAAGGAGGAAATTCTGAAAGCCTTTAGGTTGTTTGATGATGATGAAACTGGGCGAATCTCATTCAAAAATCTGAAACGTGTGGCAAAGGAACTTGGAGAAAACCTCACGGATGAAGAGTTGCAG GAAATGATCGATGAAGCAGATCGAGATGGAGATGGGGAAGTGAACGAACAAGAGTTCCTTCGAATCATGAAAAAGACAA GTGAGAGAAATGCCGGTATTGAAGATTATATTTACAGAACTGGGATGTAA
- the LOC139265704 gene encoding centrin-1 isoform X2 has product MRALGFEPKKEEIKKMIAEIDKEGTGKIDFNEFLAVITQKMAEKDTKEEILKAFRLFDDDETGRISFKNLKRVAKELGENLTDEELQEMIDEADRDGDGEVNEQEFLRIMKKTNAD; this is encoded by the exons ATGAGAGCTTTGGGATTTGAACCCAAGAAAGAAGAAATAAAGAAGATGATTGCCGAAATTGATAAGGAAGGCACTGGGAAGATCGACTTTAATGAATTTTTGGCTGTGATCACACAAAAGATG GCTGAGAAAGATACAAAGGAGGAAATTCTGAAAGCCTTTAGGTTGTTTGATGATGATGAAACTGGGCGAATCTCATTCAAAAATCTGAAACGTGTGGCAAAGGAACTTGGAGAAAACCTCACGGATGAAGAGTTGCAG GAAATGATCGATGAAGCAGATCGAGATGGAGATGGGGAAGTGAACGAACAAGAGTTCCTTCGAATCATGAAAAAGACAA